The Gymnogyps californianus isolate 813 chromosome 3, ASM1813914v2, whole genome shotgun sequence genomic sequence GCACCTGTGCCCAGTAAAACAGCATTACTGGTTTTATTTGGAATGCAAATATGTCTTCAGAGGCCTGCATGACCTAATGTTTTAAGTAGGGCTTTATTGACAATTGTATAGCCCTTATTCTACCAACTTTACCTTTCATTTGCTCTGTTAAGGCCTTGCTCTGAACCAATTATAGTAGGTTTTACTGTCTTGTGTTTGTAGACTTGCTAGAAACataatggggggaaaaaaaatgggtgtAAACgttaaaattgcaaaagaaCGGTACTTCAGCATTAATCTTCATTTTGTACTAAGATTTTGTACTTGTAACTCTGTTGCTCTCTGGAAAGGTTACTCTTAGGGAATCTTTCAATAGTAGTAGTATGGCCTAACTTCAAAAGTGTTTCAGCAATTTTAGTGCTTCCAGAGGTGAAGGGAAACTAATAATGTTTAGTACTTTTCTAACATGACTCTGGAGTTTCTGCCTAGGAATATTAACTTTTAATATTCACCTAGTGATTGCTCAACCCCATAGTTTTTTATCCCAGTAAATATGCTtcatatttgaatatttttcttcatgttctgCATGTAAAGCTTTAACATAAGTTCCCAATGTTTTCTGTTAACTGTTACTGCTGTCCTGGGCTTGGTTCTAGCATGGAGAAGCAAGTTATTCTCCTCTGTCCTTTTACTGTTAGATTTCTGACAGTGGTGCGAGCATACTAAATCCCTCAACTCCTCTTggatttctgaaaaacaatgatTATTATTTTAGGGAAGTGCTGACCTACTCTTTTAATAAAGAACTTGTCTTGTATTCCACTTCCCCATTTTTAGAATCATGGTTCATATTCCTCTTGCTTCACAATCATATAACATCCTTGTGGCAAGTACAGCAGTTGCTTACCTGGAAAAGTAATATTAGAAAAGTGTGTATTTTTAGCTGCCTTTTGATGTGATGTAGCAGCTGGAAACAAGGAGGAGAGGCAGTATGAGGTGATCTGACAGCACTGCCAACCGCAACTTGGGAACCACTGCTTTGGACTTGAGACCAAAATGTGGGGAAACCATTTTTACAGGCCTGAGTGTGCCCATTGTGCCCGGCACTTCAGTGATTCAGATGCTGTGGCTTCGCTCGTGGTTCTCAAAGGCTTCATTTGAAGGTCCTCCCCTGGACTCTTATTTGACAAATGTTGTTAatggatgaaaaagaaagttctgtgaagctttttgtttatgttaatatgcattaaaaatacataataagcAGGCAGTTCCATGCACACATTTAAGATATAGTTAGTAAAATATCCCGTTGATACCAGTGACTAATagtaaaaatctaaattaaaagaTATCTAACAACTaacaaaaataccatttttctctttgtagtaATCATGTCCACAACTCAGAGAAGGAATCTAGCAAATTCATGTTGAGGTATATTCTCAAGACAAGATACAGTGACTCGTATGCTTTTCTGGGTAAGAACGGTATCTATATTCTCTTGAGTATGACAAAAAGTAGTTAaccttttaaatttaacttttgaaAAGTGCAGTCTGTCAAGCCAGTATGGTGGGGGTTTTgtgggtgggggtttttgtttgttttttctttgttcttgaaGCCTTCTGGGCAAGTGTAGAAAACTTTCCACCCATCTAACAGTCTGAAGATATTCTAGACTAATAGTGCAAAGGAAGAGCAATAATGAGCAATTTTAGAATAAAAGACACCAGTGAATAGTGTATGACTTTGGTTAGAAAAGTAATTCCAGTTCATTGTTGCAAAGATGTGTACTGTTTCTAGCCTGATTTTCCAAGGGAATGGAGGTTATAtactctctcttccttttcccttccccaaaatTTTAAACATCTCTGTGACTAGGAAGAGAAAGACATGTACAACTTGAGAGAAAAGTGGGTAGAAGTCAACCTTATATATACTGTGacaggctggcagccagcaaACATATGCTGCCTCCTGGTCAGTGTGGATATTCTGAGACACCGCAAACAGCTATGATTATTGCGATGGCATGATACATGGTTGTATGGTTCCTACAAATCTGTACGTGATCTGACTTTATTAGTTCTGCTGCTCTTAGAACTCCCCCAGTCCCCCCGCTTGGTCCAGGCAActccagaaaacacaaatttaggaatatttttttttaaatcaggaagATATCCCTTGCTCTTTGCTTACACACTTTTACATATGCACAAAACTCTATAGCATCTTCTATGTATAACATTTCTCTGCAACTGTCTCCCTCCTTAACTACTTGGGGGGTGTTCAGATTGTCATTAGCACTGTGTTCTAGGTAACTTGTACCAGTAATCTCCAGAGACTGTTAAGGCCTGATTTCCCTGCTTTGCCCCctacccccaccccacccccagccccctgcaTCCACACTAAATTCATAAGGTTTTATCTTACGCAAGTGGATGTAGATACCTAGCTTGCTGGGTTTGCTGAAGTATCTGAGGAGGGGATGGGTAAGAAAGCTTTTactccttttgctttctgttcctaTAACAGTTAGGTGTTTCACGTTCGTTATCCTTTCATGAGTCTCATAAAATGAGAATGATTCTCTGACTCTTCCCCAGTCTCAGTGGATTCTGCTATAAAGTCATGGGCTTACAGCTGTGCTTCTATCTTAAGGGACTTTTATACTGGATCGCTAGAGTATTGCTTACTTGTTTATCATCCACATTATTTCATGAGACCCAGTGCATTCAATCACTGCTTCAGATTCCTTTCTAGCTGTGAACAGGAAAGAACTGCAGCAACAGAGGAATGTTGCTTCAAAATAATATGTTTCCAAAGAACAGAGCAGTTTCCATTAAGAGTTAAATCAGATAAGATGACATGTTTTGGTCCTTTAAGTTTAGCACTTCTCTCGGAATTTAATTAGATCTAATTTAGCTTGGCATTGCGTGACTTTAAGTACAGAATTagcctgtttctctctgtcctaGGGCAGTCCTGTGTTTTTGGCAGTCTTGTTCCAATTACCAAACTCGGTTTCTACAGAAGTGGCTGCAGAATACACACTGctaatgtttttatctttttactgTATCTTCATGATTCACTGTTATcatgtttctgctgcagagctgctttctttttaagtgcTCTTACTAAAGATAGAAAAGCTCCTTGGgctctttcattcttttatatCTCAAGTAATAAAGCCAGAcagttgggggtttttttgatgtttcGTATGTATGGCTTTTATTAATATATCAGAGACTTTATAATTCTAAAATTCTGCTGATACCTTACTgccttttcttgtcttttggTGATTGCCTCATCGAAGAATGCTGAatgcttccctcccccccccccccccccccccccccccccccccccccccccccccaatttctatttttgtgctaatttttttaatcttgtcaGTTATAGCTTGGAATTTATCTGACCTGCGGCTGGAGCTTTTGCTTTTAGATGGTGTATCTGGACATTTGCAGTGCACTTGTTGGATTTCACTAACTGCTGTCATAGTTTGGAGTGACTTGAATAGTTCTTTTTCAGGAtttgttttactgctgcttATTGGAAGCTTATCAGGGAGTCATACCTTACATATGACTTACAAATTCTTcctaaaatgaagaattttagACTGTGTATTTCCTGTCCATCAAATACAACTATGCAAACCTACCTACATGCCTACAGAAAAATGGGAGGGCCTGCTTGTAAATAAAGTGTTTGTAATTtcccaaacattttcttcatggtGAATTTTCTAAATATCAAAATGGTGTGATGCGTGTCACTTCCACATAACCATACAAGCGCTAGGGCACTTTTTCAAATGTAGTGCGTTCAATTAACAGTCGTCTAGTGTCTGTAACTTAATTGATAACTGAAGatgtatcttcattttttttaaactatatttttattttaatatttcttctcctcttgAATTTAGATAACGTAATCCATGGATAAAGTGGGAAAGATGTGGAACAATTTCAAATACAGGTGCCAGAATCTCTTCAGTCATGAGAATGGaagccaaaatgaaaatgtagttGTGAACTCCAATAGTTGCTCATCTGCTAAAGAGAAAGCTATCCAGATAACTGATTTGGCTCAACAACAACCCAGCAGCCCTTTGAGAGAAAACATTGCTTTGCAATTAGGTTTAAGTCCTTCAAAGAATTCGGCAAGGCGGAACCAAAACTGTGTCACGGAAATTCCTCAGATTGTTGAAATAAGCATTGAGAAAGAGAATGACTTGTGTGTCAGCACGGGAGCTAGACTTGCTCGAAGGGACTCTTATTCTCGGCATGCTCCTTGGGGTGGGAAGAAGAAGCATTCCTGCTCTACCAAAACCCAGAGCTCCTTGGATACTGAAAAAAGATTTGGTAGAACACGAAGTGGtttgcagaggagggagagaaggtaTGGGGTGAGTTCTGTCCATGATATGGATGCAGTATCAAACAGGACAATAGGTAGCCGTTCTCTGCGACAGCGTCTACAAGATACTGTTGGGCTGTGTTTTCCCATGAGAACTTACAGCAAACAGTCCAAACCTCTGTTTTCTAACAAAAGAAAGATCCATCTCTCTGAACTCATGCTTGAGAAATGCCCTTTTCCCGCAGGCTCAGATCTGGCTCAGAAGTGGCATCTGATTAAACAACACACAGCGCCTGTGAGTCCTCATTCAACTTTTTTTGACACATTTGATCCTTCCTTGGTTTCCACAGAAGACGAAGAAGACAGGCTCAGAGAGAGACGTCGACTTAGTATTGAAGAAGGGGTTGATCCCCCTCCCAATGCCCAAATACATACTTTTGAAGCTACAGCACAGGTTAATCCATTATATAAACTGGGACCAAAGTTAGCCCCTGGTATGACTGAGCTGACTGGGGACAAAAACATAACACCTCCAGGAAACTGTGACTCTGAAGAGGACACAACAACGCTTTGTCTGCAGTCGCGCAGGCAGAAGCAGCGTCAGGTGTCTGGAGAGAGCCACGGCCATATCAGCAGGCAGGGGGCTTGGAAAGTGCATACTCAGATTGATTACATCCATTGCCTTGTGCCAGACTTACTTCAGATTACAGGTAACCCATGTTACTGGGGTGTGATGGACCGCTATGAAGCAGAAGCACTTCTGGAGGGTAAACCCGAAGGCACTTTTTTGCTCAGGGATTCTGCGCAAGAGGACTACCTCTTCTCTGTGAGCTTCCGTCGTTACAACCGATCGCTGCATGCACGCATTGAGCAGTGGAATCACAACTTTAGTTTCGATGCCCATGATCCCTGTGTGTTTCACTCCTCCACTGTTACAGGGCTTCTGGAACACTACAAAGACCCTAGCTCTTGCATGTTCTTTGAACCGTTACTTACTGTATCTCTGAACAGGACTTTCCCCTTTAGTCTGCAGTATATCTGCCGGGCAGTAATCTGCAGGTGCACTACGTATGATGGAATTGATGACCTTCCTCTACCCTCAATGTTGCAAGACTTTCTAAAGGAGTATCACTATAAACAAAAAGTCAGGGTGCGATGGCTGGAGCGGGAACctataaaaacaaagtaaatagAAATCAGAATAAGCTTCtagaatatgcttttttttttgtgtgttacagTTTAACTGCAGCGAGCGCACCAACAACGTCTAGCTTTTCTGCAATACCCTATTTAAGCTGAGTGTTAGTATCCTGTCAGATGCTGCCTGCTGTTAATCAAACTAAGTTGTGATGCCTCTTGGAAACAATAAGCAGACACAATTCTGCACGTTTTTCATTACGgcctaatgaaaatatttttgctaatttctaaatattttgtttcccttttatAGCTGTAGTAATTGGATGAAGAAACTATGAGGCATTTTCCATGGGGCATTCATGTAATGCTAATAAAGAAAGGCTTTATTAGAGGAGCATTTTTGCtaatatttgaagtatttttttaaaattatcttcttgAAAACTTTCCACTACTCAAAGTACTAATTTAGCTCACAAACAAATTTCCAGATACTAGTGAATgagagtattttcttttaatgaagagCAGTTCATTAGAAGCAGTCCATTAAGAGTTAATGGTGTTTTGATGCTAACAGATGAATCATGCTTTTCTCAGTGTATAAGGTTTCCTAATCATTAAGACTTGAATATGCCTGCTCAGTACTGTAATTCTATTTTAAACACTTGGAGATTTAAGTGGCATTGTTAGCAAAAGTAGTACTGTCTTGGACAGTTAAATACCTTCCAGTGTGAATTACTGATTCAGTGGCAGGACACAGGATGAGATTATTGCCATGAAACAAAAGgttgccttttttcctaaaacagaaTTTGGTGGCCTGACTGCTAGTAACTTACAATGGAAGGTAatagtgaagagaaaaaatgtttaattatttaaagtCATCCGATATTTTTATGGAGAAAATTACAAGTGGTTGAATTATTATAATCGGAATACAAAATCTGACGTATCTGAAATAAATGTCAGGTTTCAAAGGTACTGTTACACTTTATTTGTAAATATCTTTCCATTTGcgcttttaaaaatctttcaaagtAATATGCACTGATTATAGTTTGAACAGATTACTTGGAAACAAGATTCTAAGTTCTGTTTGCTTATTTAATTGGAGATAGAACTTAAAATAGTTCTGTCTTAGACATTTTTGCACTAAAATTTTGTTGGAATGCCCTGACCCCTGTTTAATGTTTTGTACCAATTATGAGTGCTCCCTAGTTTCTTTACCAGCTGCTACAGTATGTTATTACTTACTTCTCTATGGCAGTGACCTGTGCGAGGTAGGGAACATTTTGGCTGCAAGTACAATAAACGTTATTCTTGTATGCTACACTAACCCTTCtattgatgtatttttctgcttgctgtgcCTTGTTCTGGCTTCTTGTGCTAATAAAGTACAGTATGTTCAGTGTTATACTTGTATATCTGCTCTGTTTTTATATATTCACGTAACTTGTAGCAgttaactgaatttttaataggCTTTTCTTAGTACTTAGTATAGGTAATGCACAAATAGTGTGCAGTTGAATATTGGTTGGTCAGCACACCATATTCCTGTTTTTTGTTACATGCTTATCAGAAACCTAACAGTGTACACcattaaataatgtttttgtagTCACTGCAAAGTAATGGACTTATCTGCAGGCATAGatcattttacagttttttgtAATGTAAAGGATAAATGTTAAGCAAAAAGTATTCTAAAACATTATTGATCCCCTGAAATGGTTGCTGAAGGTGTTTCAGCTTGTTATGTAGCTAACTGCTAAGCTTAATGTTTTGATACTCCCCACTGAGTAAGGAATGGTTATTCCTGTAAATTGACAGTACAGCAGTGGCATTTGTTCACTTTTAgactattttaataaatagatGTACACGCAAACTGGCCAAATGTCCTGTTTTTACCAAAGAATACTGTCAATTTATGTTGGGgtatttttttagtaaaaaactTAAGAGTGGAGAGGTGCAATTTCTGTTCTATCAAATATTTATCCCAAGCTATGATAAACCAAAGTATTTGACAACTTCATCTGAACTTAAGTAATGTACACGTTTATGTTGGTAGAGCTTAAAATTTTTACATCAACGGTGTCGTTGTTTTTCTTGAACTCACAATGCACCTGAAGGGGaatgatttaaataattttgtaatgaCTGGAACAGCACTACATAGAAGCTCATACTGCAAGGAGTTAATCTGAAGCACCCagaaagcactttaaaacaTGTGTTTATATGCTTGTGGAAAATTTGTGATCCTGTTATGCATTCTTTGTAGTAGCTTATCTTCTTTCATGTGTTAAAAGACTTCAACTGTTAAAATGGAACTTTGTTTAGAATATGTAAATACTAAGTTTATGTAAGTATGTGTACAAATGTGCTAACAGTCACTTAAGTTTTGAATTGTGTGTGTGTCATTGGATATGCAACTCCTGGTTTAAAATCTGCTCTAAgcataaaaagaggaaaaaagtcaccAGCATGAAATTGCACCTAAGTGTACCTTCACTGTGTCGTTTTCACTGTTCCCTCAGTTGGATCTGAATTCCAGATGAGTTTACTTTAAATCTTGCTTTCAATATTAGTGTCATACAGTCAACCTGCAACCAAGCTTTGTCCCAGTGTAGGGACCTGTGTTTTGTTTACACCCGTTGCAGTTGCTTGTCATAAACTAGCTGATGAGGTTCTAGCTGTGACATTATCAATGTGATCAGGAATACACATTCACTTAAATTTTTATCATGTGGTGGaatctttgaaacaaaaaaatataaaataaaaaccccaaacccttaTCTCAGAAAGTTTGCTCTTGCATTTGTGTAAATAATCTTTATGGGGAGGATTTATTGCTCccttaaaacacacaaaaaaggaatgATCTATTTCTGTACAACTTCTTTAAAGCTTTGCTTCACTGAAATATACAGAATAACTTGCTAGTGTGGTTATGCTAAGaataatcactttttaaattatagtagACTTGAGTGTTGACTGCTCAAGTTGCAGTGTATTTCTTAATAAATTTTCAGCTCTAAAGGCACTAAAACGTTAGTATGTTGAGAATGCGAGTAGTTGATTCCTCATTTCTGTTTGAGGAGTATGCTTTAACCTTTTGATTTTGTTTAGGAAATCTTATATGTGTCTTCAAGATGTGCACAAaccactgatattttttttttaacaataggATTCGATGTAATAAGGTATGCTAGCGTGATTCCGATCTAATTTGGTTACATGACAGATAAGTATTTGATCCTCAGTCTTGTGAAGTGTTCTTTTGAGGTGATTCTCATTTCTACAGAAAGGGCTATAGGAAGGGCTTACTCAGTAggattattttgcaaaaaatccTACAAAGATCTTTGACcatatttgaaaagaacaaGGTGGTGGTGCTACGTGGGAATTAAGATCTTTGAATACTTAGCACAACTTGGTGGTTTTGTTGCGTATAAATACAGACATCATTATATTTTAGAAAGTCAGCAACAGCTCCAGTTTACCAAgatatggaaattaaaataattgtaatttcCATATAACATGTTATCTAACATTGGAAAATTATTgtgtaaataaaacaatgtcATTAATGCGTTGACATATAGTGCATGGAGGTTTTTTACACTAACTGGATCATTGTTTGTAGAACagaattacaattttaaaagtcaggGCATTAAATCCAAATCTTTTTAGAAATCTATCTATCTTTATGTCCCCATggaattggaaaaaagtaattatacTGTATTTTGACTATATATGAGGGTCTAcggcttgggtttttttatcagttttaaaGGCATaactcttctgaaaatgctCTTAAGGATATGTAGACACTTGTCCAGATAGTTTACGTGTCAGAATGAAACTTCTCTTAAGAAAATAAGTTACAAAGCcatgttttgcatttatgtaCTTTagattttgtgtgtttttgaaGATTTGTTGCTTACAAAATGATagttttttaaatcagaagcaTACAGTCTTTTAAAGACCTGTCTGTGTATCCATAGTGTTTGGTAAGATGAATTCAAGCCTTTGCTAGACGTCATCCTGACGGTCACTCACATCCTTAAGTCCATATTTAACTTTAAGGTTCTGCACTACTTAGAAACAAGCAAAGATTCTGAATTTCTGTGATGTAAAACTGGTTTGCTTTAGTCTCCATGTGCAagccaaaatatttgcagaatgcTTTAAAGCTTGTCTCTGCTGCAAAGTTGCATGTAAGACTGAAGCTGTCAAGTCAGAAGTTGCCAAGTACCAGAGAGATGAATCTGCAGGGAgcatggtttggttttggtttggtttgggtttttttttttttccccccaaagctaccttgaaatacagtatttaatggaaaaatatgaactgaatcttctgtgattctttctaaaataacaatatttgtctccttttaaaactattcacatttaaaattatgaaagcGCTTTTTGAGTCTCATTGTCCTGAAGTAGTGTTGTGAAATGATCATGTATGTGCCAAACCTTAGTCTGCAAGAATCTACATAGCCCATATATATATGTGTTAATAAGATGCCCCCaagcatgcatgcatgcattcATGGTCTTTTTTGAAGCTACCTGAAGTACACCAATATGGTGAGCATTAATATATTGGAATTCTAAAAATTCTCTCTCTAACTTTCTGTCTGCATGGCATGCATTGCAAATAAAAGGACTATTTTATTTGTATCTTCAgctgtatttatatattatagCCAGTTGATTAGTGTGTGTTTTCCTGCTATTGCAACACTTGCCTAAACGGTTGTCTCCTGACTGTGAccaaaggagattttttttttgttcataattgctttttaaaaaatcttacaaTGGACAGAAATGAAATCAGTTGGCTTTTAAAGTGTTAACTCTTACAAAGCATGGCGTAACACTGCTAATTGATCTCCCTTTTTGCAATATTGATGTACAAAGAATCATTTCGTTTGACCATGGGTTGTGTCTACCAAATGCAGTTGActtaaaatgtctgaattttaagctttcttttttcatttttaattgaaaatgctaCTGATGAgggctttgaaaagaaaaaggcttgaTGTTTTCACAGCAAGATACATAAAGTAAATGTTTTGCGATGAGGTAAGGATCTCTTGAAGATGCTTTTTAAGATGTTTTCCCCCTCTCACTATGTCTTAAATCaagattctttaaaagaaaaaaaaacccaccctttgATGACTTTAACCTTACAATCACttaaagactgaaaagcaaTCTGGTGCTTTTACTTAATTTGCTTGCATGTTGCCATACTGATTTAAGAGGAGTAGTTTCaagaagcaaattttaaatctgttatTTCAATGAAGCATtgccatt encodes the following:
- the SOCS5 gene encoding suppressor of cytokine signaling 5, which gives rise to MDKVGKMWNNFKYRCQNLFSHENGSQNENVVVNSNSCSSAKEKAIQITDLAQQQPSSPLRENIALQLGLSPSKNSARRNQNCVTEIPQIVEISIEKENDLCVSTGARLARRDSYSRHAPWGGKKKHSCSTKTQSSLDTEKRFGRTRSGLQRRERRYGVSSVHDMDAVSNRTIGSRSLRQRLQDTVGLCFPMRTYSKQSKPLFSNKRKIHLSELMLEKCPFPAGSDLAQKWHLIKQHTAPVSPHSTFFDTFDPSLVSTEDEEDRLRERRRLSIEEGVDPPPNAQIHTFEATAQVNPLYKLGPKLAPGMTELTGDKNITPPGNCDSEEDTTTLCLQSRRQKQRQVSGESHGHISRQGAWKVHTQIDYIHCLVPDLLQITGNPCYWGVMDRYEAEALLEGKPEGTFLLRDSAQEDYLFSVSFRRYNRSLHARIEQWNHNFSFDAHDPCVFHSSTVTGLLEHYKDPSSCMFFEPLLTVSLNRTFPFSLQYICRAVICRCTTYDGIDDLPLPSMLQDFLKEYHYKQKVRVRWLEREPIKTK